From the genome of Malus sylvestris chromosome 6, drMalSylv7.2, whole genome shotgun sequence, one region includes:
- the LOC126626705 gene encoding uncharacterized protein LOC126626705 isoform X1, giving the protein MKWERVQLQPKQAHLQQERVAAAAAEVHGPGKRWGHTCNAINEGRLLYVIGGYGRENCPTNEVHVFDTATHSWSQPAIKGTPPTPRDSHSCTTVGDNLFVFGGTDGMNPLGDLHILDTSLHTWISPSLRGEGPEARDGHGAALVGKRLFIFGGCGKYASSDNEVYFNDLYILNTETFVWKRATTSGNPPSLRDSHTCSSWKNKLIVMGGEDAHNYYLSDVHILDTDTLIWRELKTTGQFMTPRAGHCTIAFGKNLFVFGGFTDSQNLYGDLYMLDVDTAVWTKVLTAGDGPSARFSVAGDCLDPVKGGVLVFIGGCNKGLEALDDMFYLNTGLERKLEKLSLRKQLKLKCQEQNLASVHDRALGPVGTSADMSQPMPVPYDQPSAGRQDIPLNQSELDSGKKTFVGKVTDKLADGYAIETVMDGKLLRGIVFPNQPGFNVDIPSSSRKRTAGEAGGLMSNGDYSSNSKTSRGIRQEIIDPTDNVHGKAPISHEQTEAAAASISNNQAYSAASHLHKDTGNPEQSVVLSVVPLNLSKNQTNDAPNSNSEVLGDIRTHRTTDAPNFNSEVTKESLSASANSAAASSLNQGDGKLTPDGQNDAASI; this is encoded by the exons ATGAAGTGGGAGAGGGTGCAGCTGCAGCCCAAGCAAGCTCACCTGCAGCAAGAAAgagtggcggcggcggcggcggaggtgCATGGCCCCGGGAAGCGGTGGGGCCACACCTGCAATGCAATCAACGAAGGGCGGTTGCTGTATGTAATCGGTGGCTATGGCAGAGAAAACTGCCCAACCAATGAAGTTCACGTCTTTGACACTG CTACACATTCATGGAGCCAGCCAGCGATCAAAGGAACCCCGCCAACTCCAAGGGATAGCCACAGCTGCACCACTGTTGGTGATAATCTCTTCGTCTTTGGGGGTACGGATGGGATGAACCCTCTTGGGGATTTGCATATATTAGACACCT CTTTACATACATGGATATCTCCAAGTTTAAGAGGTGAAGGACCAGAGGCACGAGATGGTCATGGTGCTGCCCTTGTTGGGAAACGGCTATTTATATTTGGTGGCTGTGGAAAATATGCTAGTAGTGACAATGAAGTGTACTTCAATGATCTTTACATTTTGAATACAG AGACATTTGTATGGAAACGTGCTACAACATCAGGCAACCCACCATCTCTGCGTGATAGCCATACTTGTTCATCTTGGAAGAACAAACTAATTGTGATGGGTGGTGAAGATGCGCACAATTACTATTTGTCTGATGTCCATATACTTGATACAG ATACTCTAATTTGGAGGGAGCTGAAAACTACTGGCCAGTTTATGACACCCCGAGCGGGTCATTGTACTATTGCTTTTGGGAAGAACTTATTTGTTTTTGGGGGGTTCACAGACTCTCAAAATCTATATGGTGACCTTTACATGCTTGATGTTG ATACTGCTGTGTGGACCAAGGTGCTAACTGCTGGTGATGGGCCTTCTGCTAGATTTTCTGTTGCTGGGGACTGTTTGGATCCTGTCAAGGGAGGTGTTCTTGTATTTATTGGTGGTTGCAATAAAGGTCTTGAGGCACTGGATGATATGTTTTACCTAAACACAG gaCTTGAAAGGAAGCTAGAGAAATTATCGCTGAGGAAGCAGTTGAAGCTAAAGTGCCAAGAGCAAAATCTCGCCTCTGTTCACGACAGAGCTCTTGGTCCGGTTGGAACTAGTGCTGATATGAGCCAACCCATGCCAGTTCCATATGACCAACCAT CTGCAGGCAGACAGGATATCCCATTGAATCAATCTGAGCTTGATTCGGGGAAGAAGACATTTGTTGGAAAGGTTACTGACAAACTTGCTGATGGATATGCAATTGAAACTGTTATGGACGGAAAGCTTCTTCGTGGTATAGTGTTTCCCAACCAGCCAGGGTTTAACGTTGATATTCCTAGTTCCAGCAG GAAGCGGACTGCCGGTGAAGCTGGTGGTTTGATGTCAAATGGTGATTACAGCAGCAACTCAAAAACTTCTAGAGGCATCAGGCAAGAAATAATAGATCCGACGGATAATGTTCATGGAAAGGCGCCCATATCTCATGAACAGACAGAAGCCGCTGCAGCTTCCATTTCAAACAATCAAGCATATTCGGCCGCTTCTCACTTGCATAAG GATACTGGAAACCCTGAGCAGTCAGTGGTTCTGTCAGTGGTTCCTTTGAATCTGAGTAAAAATCAGACCAATGATGCTCCAAACTCCAACTCTGAAGTTCTGGGAGACATCAGGACTCATAGGACAACTGATGCACCAAATTTCAACTCTGAAGTTACAAAGGAAAGTTTGTCTGCCTCAGCTAATTCCGCTGCTGCTTCATCCCTAAACCAAG GTGACGGGAAACTAACACCGGATGGACAGAACGACGCAGCATCCATTTGA
- the LOC126625631 gene encoding uncharacterized protein LOC126625631 — MRYEIVQLVPRQAGWQQEEEEAAAAEASGSGNWRGETSNSVREVSWRQPSPFIRANLPIPRDNHNCTTAGDNLFVNQTHSLRQPAPVIRGSWRQPAPGMRGTVPTPGDIHSSTTVGDNLFVQQTHSRRQSAPVIRDTVPAASSWRQPSPVIRGALPTPRDSHNCTTAGDNIFVQRRTHSRRQSTPVVRGTAPVTHSWRQPTPVTGDTLQTPRDNHNCTTGDDNLFASRGTDDTNPLKDLHII; from the exons atgaggtaCGAAATTGTGCAGCTGGTGCCCAGACAAGCTGGCtggcaacaagaagaagaagaagcggcggcggcggaggcaTCTGGGTCCGGGAACTGGCGGGGTGAGACTAGCAATTCTGTCAGAGAAG TTTCATGGAGGCAACCGTCACCCTTTATCAGAGCCAACTTACCAATTCCAAGGGACAATCACAACTGCACCACTGCTGGTGATAATCTCTTCGTAAATCAAACACATTCATTAAGACAGCCGGCGCCTGTGATCAGAGGTTCATGGAGGCAACCGGCGCCAGGGATGAGAGGTACCGTACCAACTCCAGGGGACATCCACAGCAGCACCACTGTTGGTGATAATCTCTTCGTACAACAAACACATTCAAGGAGGCAGTCGGCGCCAGTGATCAGAGACACCGTACCAGCTGCAAGTTCATGGAGGCAGCCGTCGCCGGTGATCAGAGGGGCCCTACCAACTCCAAGGGATAGCCACAACTGCACCACGGCTGGTGATAATATCTTCGTACAACGACGAACACATTCAAGAAGACAGTCAACGCCGGTGGTAAGAGGCACCGCACCAGTTACGCATTCATGGAGGCAGCCAACGCCGGTGACCGGAGACACCCTTCAAACTCCAAGGGACAACCACAACTGCACCACTGGTGATGATAATCTCTTCGCCTCTAGAGGTACCGATGATACGAACCCTCTCAAAGATTTGCatataatttaa
- the LOC126626705 gene encoding uncharacterized protein LOC126626705 isoform X2: MKWERVQLQPKQAHLQQERVAAAAAEVHGPGKRWGHTCNAINEGRLLYVIGGYGRENCPTNEVHVFDTATHSWSQPAIKGTPPTPRDSHSCTTVGDNLFVFGGTDGMNPLGDLHILDTSLHTWISPSLRGEGPEARDGHGAALVGKRLFIFGGCGKYASSDNEVYFNDLYILNTETFVWKRATTSGNPPSLRDSHTCSSWKNKLIVMGGEDAHNYYLSDVHILDTDTLIWRELKTTGQFMTPRAGHCTIAFGKNLFVFGGFTDSQNLYGDLYMLDVDTAVWTKVLTAGDGPSARFSVAGDCLDPVKGGVLVFIGGCNKGLEALDDMFYLNTGLERKLEKLSLRKQLKLKCQEQNLASVHDRALGPVGTSADMSQPMPVPYDQPCRQDIPLNQSELDSGKKTFVGKVTDKLADGYAIETVMDGKLLRGIVFPNQPGFNVDIPSSSRKRTAGEAGGLMSNGDYSSNSKTSRGIRQEIIDPTDNVHGKAPISHEQTEAAAASISNNQAYSAASHLHKDTGNPEQSVVLSVVPLNLSKNQTNDAPNSNSEVLGDIRTHRTTDAPNFNSEVTKESLSASANSAAASSLNQGDGKLTPDGQNDAASI, translated from the exons ATGAAGTGGGAGAGGGTGCAGCTGCAGCCCAAGCAAGCTCACCTGCAGCAAGAAAgagtggcggcggcggcggcggaggtgCATGGCCCCGGGAAGCGGTGGGGCCACACCTGCAATGCAATCAACGAAGGGCGGTTGCTGTATGTAATCGGTGGCTATGGCAGAGAAAACTGCCCAACCAATGAAGTTCACGTCTTTGACACTG CTACACATTCATGGAGCCAGCCAGCGATCAAAGGAACCCCGCCAACTCCAAGGGATAGCCACAGCTGCACCACTGTTGGTGATAATCTCTTCGTCTTTGGGGGTACGGATGGGATGAACCCTCTTGGGGATTTGCATATATTAGACACCT CTTTACATACATGGATATCTCCAAGTTTAAGAGGTGAAGGACCAGAGGCACGAGATGGTCATGGTGCTGCCCTTGTTGGGAAACGGCTATTTATATTTGGTGGCTGTGGAAAATATGCTAGTAGTGACAATGAAGTGTACTTCAATGATCTTTACATTTTGAATACAG AGACATTTGTATGGAAACGTGCTACAACATCAGGCAACCCACCATCTCTGCGTGATAGCCATACTTGTTCATCTTGGAAGAACAAACTAATTGTGATGGGTGGTGAAGATGCGCACAATTACTATTTGTCTGATGTCCATATACTTGATACAG ATACTCTAATTTGGAGGGAGCTGAAAACTACTGGCCAGTTTATGACACCCCGAGCGGGTCATTGTACTATTGCTTTTGGGAAGAACTTATTTGTTTTTGGGGGGTTCACAGACTCTCAAAATCTATATGGTGACCTTTACATGCTTGATGTTG ATACTGCTGTGTGGACCAAGGTGCTAACTGCTGGTGATGGGCCTTCTGCTAGATTTTCTGTTGCTGGGGACTGTTTGGATCCTGTCAAGGGAGGTGTTCTTGTATTTATTGGTGGTTGCAATAAAGGTCTTGAGGCACTGGATGATATGTTTTACCTAAACACAG gaCTTGAAAGGAAGCTAGAGAAATTATCGCTGAGGAAGCAGTTGAAGCTAAAGTGCCAAGAGCAAAATCTCGCCTCTGTTCACGACAGAGCTCTTGGTCCGGTTGGAACTAGTGCTGATATGAGCCAACCCATGCCAGTTCCATATGACCAACCAT GCAGACAGGATATCCCATTGAATCAATCTGAGCTTGATTCGGGGAAGAAGACATTTGTTGGAAAGGTTACTGACAAACTTGCTGATGGATATGCAATTGAAACTGTTATGGACGGAAAGCTTCTTCGTGGTATAGTGTTTCCCAACCAGCCAGGGTTTAACGTTGATATTCCTAGTTCCAGCAG GAAGCGGACTGCCGGTGAAGCTGGTGGTTTGATGTCAAATGGTGATTACAGCAGCAACTCAAAAACTTCTAGAGGCATCAGGCAAGAAATAATAGATCCGACGGATAATGTTCATGGAAAGGCGCCCATATCTCATGAACAGACAGAAGCCGCTGCAGCTTCCATTTCAAACAATCAAGCATATTCGGCCGCTTCTCACTTGCATAAG GATACTGGAAACCCTGAGCAGTCAGTGGTTCTGTCAGTGGTTCCTTTGAATCTGAGTAAAAATCAGACCAATGATGCTCCAAACTCCAACTCTGAAGTTCTGGGAGACATCAGGACTCATAGGACAACTGATGCACCAAATTTCAACTCTGAAGTTACAAAGGAAAGTTTGTCTGCCTCAGCTAATTCCGCTGCTGCTTCATCCCTAAACCAAG GTGACGGGAAACTAACACCGGATGGACAGAACGACGCAGCATCCATTTGA